From a single Ascaphus truei isolate aAscTru1 chromosome 2, aAscTru1.hap1, whole genome shotgun sequence genomic region:
- the LOC142488329 gene encoding uncharacterized protein LOC142488329: MLDKCKESVPHDGEFTGPVQHIVQTGSKYGSSRRYERDGQLFVCCECGKSFSLDRELLTHVCAHTREKPFTCTECGKSFSLKGNLLSHQSIHTADKTFNCTECGKRFSSKRYLLDHQKIHTGVKPFTCTECGKSFSQKSNLLTHERIHTGEKSFTCTEYGKQFSIKSKLLYHQNTHTGKKPFTCTECGKSFSWKSHFLIHERIHTGEKPFTCTECGKSFSLKQNLLSHQNIHKADKPFNCTACGKRFSSKRYLLDHQRIHTGVKPFTCTECGKSFSQKSNLLTHERIHTGEKSFTCTEYGKQFSIKSKLLYHQKIHTGKKPFTCTECGKSFSWKSNFLVHERIHTGEKPFTCKECGKSFSLKQNLLSHQSIHTADKPFNCTECGKRFRTKRYLRNHQRIHTGVRPFTCTECGKSFSWKRNLLTHERIHTGAKPFTCSVCGKNFSLKRSLLSHQSIHTADKPFNCKECGKRFSSKRYLLDHQRIHTGVKLFTCTECGKSFSWKSHLLVHERIHTGARPFTCTECGKSFSLKSNLLSHQSIHTADNRFNCTECGKRFSSKRYLLDHQRIHTGVKLFTCTECGKSFSWRSHLLLHERIHTGERPFTCTECGKSFSLKSNLLSHQSIHTADNPFNCKECGKRFSSKRYLLDHQRIHTGVKPFTCTECGKSFSWKSHFLVHERIHTGERPFTCTECGKSFSIKSNLLSHQSIHTADNPFNCTECGKQFSTKSYLFIHQRSHTGVKPFICTECGKSFSQKSNLLTHERIHTGVKPFTCTECGKSFSWKRNLLTHERIHTGAKPFTCSVCGKNFSLKRSLLLHQSIHTADKPFNCTECGKQFSIKRYLLDHQRIHTGEKPFTCRECGKSFSWKSNLLAHERIHKGEKPFSCTEYGKQFSIKNNLLYHQKIHRGKTPFTCTECGKSFSWKSQFLIHERIHTGERPFTCTECGKSFSLKGNLLSHQSIHTADKPFNCTECGKQFSTKRCLLDHQRIHTGEKLFTCAECGKPFTTKRCLLDHQRIHTGEKLFTCAECGKQLSSKRCLLDHQWIHTGEKLFTCAECGKPFSTKRYLLVHQRIHTGEKLFTCAECGKQLSSKRCLLDHQSIHTGEKLFTCAECGKLFSTKRYLLDHQRIHTGEKPFTCTECGKSFSQKSNLLTHKRIHTVEKPFTCTEWESIQY; encoded by the coding sequence ATGTTGGATAAGTGCAAAGAATCGGTGCCCCATGATGGTGAATTTACCGGCCCTGTACAGCACATAGTACAAACTGGGTCTAAGTATGGGTCAAGCAGAAGATATGAGCGAGATGGCCAGCTTTTTGTCTGTTGTGAGTGTGGAAAAAGCTTCTCATTAGATAGGGAATTACTCACACACGTTTGTGCCCACACTAGGGAGAAACCCTTTACCTGTacagaatgtgggaaaagcttttcactgAAGGGGAATCTCCTTTCACACCAGAGTATTCACACAGCGGACAAAACTTTTaattgtacagagtgtgggaaacggTTCAGTAGTAAGAGGTACCTTCTCGATCACCAGAAGATTCATACAGGGGttaaaccattcacatgtacagagtgcggaaaaagcttttcacagaagagcaacctcctcacacatgagaggattcacacaggggagaaatcgttcacatgtacagagtatgggaaacaattcagtattaagagtAAACTGCTTTATCACCAGAATACTCATACAGggaagaaacctttcacatgtacagagtgtggaaaaagcttttcatggaaaagccacttccttatacatgagaggattcacacaggggagaaaccattcacatgtacagagtgtggaaaaagcttttcactGAAGCAGAATCTCCTTTCACACCAGAATATTCACAAAGCGGACAAACCTTTTAATTGTACAGCGTGTGGGAAACGGTTCAGTAGTAAGAGGTACCTTCTCgatcaccagaggattcatacaggggtgaaaccattcacatgtacagagtgcggaaaaagcttttcacaaaagagcaacctcctcacacatgagaggattcacacaggggagaaatcgttcacatgtacagagtatgggaaacaattcagtattaagagcAAACTGCTTTATCACCAGAAGATTCATACAGggaagaaacctttcacatgtacagagtgtggaaaaagcttttcatGGAAAAGCAACTTTCTTGTacatgagaggattcacacaggggagaaaccgttcACATGTAAAGAGTGTGGAAAAAGTTTTTCACTGAAGCAGAATCTGCTTTCACACCAGAGTATTCACACAGCTGACAAACCTTTTaattgtacagagtgtgggaaacggTTCCGTACTAAGAGGTACCTTCGCaatcaccagaggattcatacaggggtgagaccattcacatgtacagagtgtggaaaaagcttttcatGGAAGCGCAACCTCCTcacacatgagaggattcacacaggggcgAAACCGTTCACATGTTCAGTGTGTGGAAAAAACTTTTCACTGAAGAGAAGTCTCCTTTCACACCAGAGTATTCACACAGCGGACAAACCTTTTAATTGTAAAGAGTGTGGGAAACGGTTCAGTAGTAAGAGGTACCTTCTCgatcaccagaggattcatacaggggtgaaactattcacatgcacagagtgtggaaaaagcttttcatGGAAAAGCCACTTGCTCGTacatgagaggattcacacaggggcgagaccgttcacatgtacagagtgtggaaaaagcttttcactTAAGAGCAATCTCCTTTCACACCAGAGTATTCACACAGCGGACAACCGTTTTaattgtacagagtgtgggaaacggTTCAGTAGTAAGAGGTACCTTCTCgatcaccagaggattcatacaggggtgaaactattcacatgcacagagtgtggaaaaagcttttcatGGAGAAGCCACTTGCTCTTACATGAGagaattcacacaggggagagaccgttcacatgtacagagtgtggaaaaagcttttcactTAAGAGCAATCTCCTTTCACACCAGAGTATTCACACAGCGGACAACCCTTTTAATTGTAAAGAGTGTGGGAAACGGTTCAGTAGTAAGAGGTACCTTCTCgatcaccagaggattcatacaggggtgaaaccattcacatgcacagagtgtggaaaaagcttttcatggaaaagccacttcctcgtacatgagaggattcacacaggggagagaccgttcacatgtacagagtgtggaaaaagcttttcaaTTAAGAGCAATCTCCTTTCACACCAGAGTATTCACACAGCGGACAACCCTTTTaattgtacagagtgtgggaaacagttcAGTACTAAGAGCTACCTTTTCATTCACCAAAGGAGTCATACAGGGGTGAAACCATTCATATGCACAGAGTGCggaaaaagcttttcacagaagagcaacctcctcacacatgagaggattcatacaggggtaaaaccattcacatgtacagagtgtggaaaaagcttttcatGGAAGCGCAACCTCCTcacacatgagaggattcacacaggggcgAAACCGTTCACATGTTCAGTGTGTGGAAAAAACTTTTCACTGAAGAGAAGTCTCCTTTTACATCAGAGTATTCACACAGCGGACAAACCTTTTaattgtacagagtgtgggaaacagttcAGTATTAAGAGGTATCTTCTCgatcaccagaggattcatacaggggagaaacctttcacatgcagAGAGTGCGGAAAAAGCTTTTCATGGAAGAGCAACCTCCTCgcacatgagaggattcacaaAGGGGAGAAACCGTTCTCATGTACAGAgtatgggaaacaattcagtattaagaacaATCTGCTTTATCACCAGAAGATTCATAGAGGGAAGacacctttcacatgtacagagtgtggaaaaagcttttcatGGAAAAGCCAGTTCCTCATacatgagaggattcacacaggggagagaccgttcacatgtacagagtgtgggaaaagcttttcgcTGAAGGGCAATCTCCTTTCACACCAGAGTATTCACACAGCGGACAAACCTTTTaattgtacagagtgtgggaaacagttcAGTACTAAGAGGTGCCTTCTCgatcaccagaggattcatacaggggagaaactttTCACATGTGCTGAGTGTGGGAAACCGTTCACTACTAAGAGGTGCCTTCTCgatcaccagaggattcatacaggggagaaactttTCACATGTGCTGAGTGTGGGAAACAGTTGAGTAGTAAGAGGTGCCTTCTCGATCACCagtggattcatacaggggagaaactttTCACATGTGCTGAGTGTGGGAAACCGTTCAGTACTAAGAGGTATCTTCTCgttcaccagaggattcatacaggggagaaactttTCACATGTGCTGAGTGTGGGAAACAGTTGAGTAGTAAGAGGTGCCTTCTCGATCACCAGagtattcatacaggggagaaactttTCACATGTGCTGAGTGTGGGAAACTGTTCAGTACTAAGAGGTACCTTCTCgatcaccagaggattcatacaggggagaaacctttcacatgcacagagtgtggaaaaagcttttcacagaagagCAACCTGCTCACACATaagaggattcacacagtggagaaaccgttcacatgtacagagtgggAATCCATTCAGTATTAA